One genomic region from Oncorhynchus gorbuscha isolate QuinsamMale2020 ecotype Even-year linkage group LG13, OgorEven_v1.0, whole genome shotgun sequence encodes:
- the ccdc150 gene encoding coiled-coil domain-containing protein 150 — protein MFVLMLCPFSTPSRSPVMSRPVIQPLSAGATAPEALSLLHQRLLVAEEQAESLIREMGSLGVSREQLLEPVERDPIQRPISPVKMHHALREPGGEGLLWRQCDGLVSRVCRMESLLQTLKLTTFRLETERDLDPSHSARLKEQLSALQQESDEEQRVSRREVMRLRDLLRDACLDRDKSRGEVQRLGEALEVATTSKMDVALAAEELKMVKVQMSEKLLQLKEQMSQESARSFENEKSHSALLQRAHTVQADCHALRSDGQATRQRLQEEKDRGHRLQEQCEQLKGQPCRSSSKKNSRLLRDGGDLRTAADKVQAFNNQLESQCSELSSALHSLTVEKSKLLTEHQASIKAERSRVTKQLQEQDLLLDAARRNIQAELQGALSAKVKLQMELETLKVDHTQLLQSSMVAQETVATQRELLEHTIERLRGNLNSAVKEGEVMRTDRDCAKTEMCIVVTKLEGERSALETQLANVKLEAGSLNSTLQKQEEENRRLMGKLAVMEHQQNAQQQVEQMLKELTDSKNNLAYEKGKLQTRVDQLQEELQALRDTHVESVQQCKLSSVLENKYTQVSSEISTLKTTCHELEAQLRQAQAEVQVKEREATSVVAARDEALRDSQALRGQLDKLQKQHRDKLCELEGWLGVSRQGGGSVAQTLENVLVSHSRLQHNTETVQKELGRREQELASLRRDRLQGQREIQKLQAEVEKLQDIMATSNSKKNKMLEPLRKALDVARLDNKKLAQSLEQAVLANSTLQANLDRARDQHQSTITQREVELAEARAEIGRWSEHLESMKLRMRKERDSMKRLSQGEISELRKALEDLSSRSGDLSRANRELREKTSELEKVVSNQKARLRDQKTQLKQHLDNRATLGNSQKIKDMEGELKSLKTLKDQYQKKNYEQSELIQQFRSETLSLQRELRRLSSSQEGELEAERELRHVMQDKCQRLEESIKKLQEAKDQAEQKMKEVSLESQQISENLEEAHSWFRSKFDSLKSDGEPNRSMGDEEPQENGDYTPGSSKGGAHSSSCKRNRKTLCDSRPPEPPEWERWRSTIQRWETKRELARIANGYKPGGIHALTHSHTQ, from the exons ATGTTCGTCTTGATGCTGTGCCCCTTCTCTACCCCCTCCCGCTCACCAGTAATGTCCCGCCCAGTGATCCAGCCCCTGAGTGCAGGGGCCACTGCCCCAGAGGCGTTGTCCCTGCTACACCAGCGTCTCTTGGTGGCGGAGGAGCAGGCAGAGTCTCTCATCAGAGAAATGGGCAGTCTGGGAGTGTCTAGAGAGCAGCTCCTGGAGCCCGTGGAGAGGGACCCCATTCAGCGTCCCATTAGCCCCGTGAAGATGCACCATGCCCTAAGAGAGCCCGGAGGAGAAGGGCTACTGTGGCGCCAGTGTGATGGGCTAGTGAGCAGGGTATGTCGCATGGAGAGCCTCCTGCAGACCCTCAAGCTCACAACTTTTCGCttggagactgagagagacctgGATCCCTCACACTCAG CCCGTCTGAAGGAGCAGTTGTCTGCGCTGCAGCAGGAGAGTGATGAGGAGCAGCGGGTCTCCAGAAGGGAGGTGATGCGGCTGAGGGACCTGCTCCGCGATGCCTGTCTGGACAGGGACAAGTCCCGGGGGGAGGTGCAGAGACTTGGGGAGGCCCTGGAGGTCGCCACCACCTCCAAG ATGGATGTGGCTCTTGCTGCAGAGGAGCTGAAGATGGTCAAAGTCCAGATGAGTGAGAAGCTGCTGCAG CTGAAGGAGCAGATGTCCCAGGAGTCTGCTCGGTCTTTTGAGAATGAGAAATCccacagtgcactacttcagagg GCCCACACAGTGCAGGCAGACTGCCATGCCCTGCGTTCTGATGGACAGGCCACTAGACAGAGACTACaagaggagaaggacagaggccACAGGCTGCAGGAGCAGTGTGAGCAGCTCAAAGGGCAG CCCTGCAGAAGCAGCAGCAAGAAGAACAGCAGGTTACTGAGAGATGGGGGAGATCTGAGGACTGCAGCTGACAAAGTCCAA GCATTTAACAACCAGTTGGAGAGTCAGTGCTCTGAGTTGAGTTCAGCCCTACATTCTCTTACTGTGGAGAAATCCAAGCTACTGACTGAACACCAGGCTAGCATTAAG gcAGAGAGAAGTCGTGTGACCAAGCAGTTGCAGGAGCAAGACCTCCTGCTGGATGCAGCCAGACGCAACATTCAGGCAGAACTGCAGGGGGCGCTATCAGCTAAAGTTAAATTGCAGATGGAACT GGAGACTCTGAAGGTTGACCACACCCAACTACTTCAGAGTTCCATGGTTGCCCAAGAGACAGTTGCCACTCAGCGGGAGCTGTTGGAGCATACCATTGAGAGGCTGCGGGGGAATCTGAACTCTGCTGtaaaggaaggggaggtcatgaGGACAGACCGGGACTGTGCGAAGACTGAG ATGTGCATTGTGGTCACCAAGCTAGAGGGTGAGAGGAGTGCTCTGGAAACACAACTCGCTAATGTCAAG CTGGAGGCAGGATCTCTGAACTCCACCTTGCAGAAGCAGGAGGAAGAGAATAGGAGGCTCATGGGAAAACTGGCTGTCATGGAGCATCAGCAG AATGCTCAGCAGCAGGTGGAGCAGATGCTTAAGGAGCTGACGGATAGTAAGAACAACCTGGCCTATGAGAAAGGGAAGCTACAG ACCAGGGTAGATCAACTCCAGGAGGAGCTGCAAGCTTTAAGGGACACCCATGTAGAAAGTGTCCAACAATGCAAGCTGAGCTCTGTGTTAGAGAACAAGTACacgcag GTCAGCTCTGAAATTAGCACCCTGAAGACAACCTGTCATGAACTGGAGGCTCAGCTCAGACAGGCCCAGGCTGAAGtccaggtgaaggagagggaggcgACGTCTGTGGTGGCAGCCAGAGACGAAGCTCTGCGGGACAGCCAGGCCCTGAGGGGACAACTGGACAAACTGCAGAAGCAGCACAGGGACAAG ctgtgtgagctggagGGCTGGCTGGGTGTGTCTCGTCAGGGTGGGGGCAGTGTGGCTCAGACCCTGGAGAACGTTTTGGTCTCCCACTCCCGTCTGCAACACAACACTGAGACAGTACAGAAGGAGCTGGGGAGACGAGAGCAGGAGCTGGCCTCACTCAGGAGAGacag ACTGCAGGGTCAGCGAGAGATTCAGAAGCTACAGGCAGAGGTGGAAAAGCTCCAAGACATCATGGCAACAAGTAACTCCAAGAAAAACAAAATG CTGGAGCCCTTGCGTAAGGCCCTGGATGTGGCAAGGCTAGATAACAAGAAACTAGCCCAAAGTTTAGAGCAGGCTGTGTTGGCCAACAGCACTCTGCAGGCCAACCTGGACCGAGCCAGAGACCAACACCAGAGCACCATCACACAGAG agaggtggagctggctgaggCCAGGGCAGAGATTGGTCGATGGTCAGAGCATCTGGAATCGATGAAGCTTCggatgaggaaagagagggactcCATGAAGAGGTTGTCACAGGGAGAAATCTCAGAG ttgaGAAAGGCTCTTGAGGACTTGTCATCTAGGTCAGGTGACCTCTCCAGGGCAAATCGGGAGCTGCGGGAGAAGACCTCTGAGTTGGAGAAAGTGGTGTCCAATCAGAAAGCCCGTCTCAGAGATCAGAAGACACAGCTCAAGCAACACCTAGATAATAGAGCCACTCTGGGCAACTCTCAGAAAATAAAA GACATGGAAGGTGAACTAAAGAGCCTCAAGACCTTGAAGGATCAGTATCAGAAGAAGAACTATGAGCAG AGTGAGTTGATCCAGCAGTTCCGGTCCGAGACATTATCCCTCCAGCGGGAGCTACGGCGCCTGTCCTCCAGCCAGGAGGGGGAGCTAGAGGCTGAGAGGGAGCTGAGACACGTCATGCAAGACAAGTGTCAG AGGCTGGAGGAGAGCATCAAGAAGCTGCAGGAGGCCAAAGACCAGGCAGAGCAGAAAATGAAAGAGGTCAGCCTGGAGTCACAGCAG ATATCAGAGAACCTAGAGGAAGCTCACAGTTGGTTCCGGTCCAAGTTTGACAGCCTGAAGAGTGATGGAGAGCCAAACAGATCCATGGGGGATGAGGAACCACAAGAAAATGGAGACTACACCCCGGGAAGCAGTAAAGGGGGTGCACACAGTTCATCATGCAAACGCAACAGAAAG
- the LOC123992609 gene encoding uncharacterized protein LOC123992609 has product MAGFGMGGGGTNKKISVNGSSSSRHSSCRGVSGTILDSLIHSSSIQRIIDKYTRELNFSLSTAGNQTGQAAVLEGSVCEEPSSSVSQQKPWSKLLQENEGPDRSPVLESGAQGQDQEWDNTVNRIMDRLSDKSSSLVLDQGRDSTFSPMTGQPSDKSSSPGQGWDSTLSRMIGQLSGQSTSLDHGWDSTLSRMIGGLSNQSISVSQRLDQSSQWLDEVQDESRVMRPLAGELDESAAQWSGSSEAGGSNSLGWVDLRVSGQTGVFSDPEGAPESQLLSSSSLTVREPPHYQSLQHSGACSQEADRTGVDPASDSFHPLLAEVTHNETSETFMTFHLPEEEVEGLCSHDEDGDHEAPAGDLELSACSEEFEDDTDPSVTSEPSPERLRGAEEPPQSSPAPHDSLYQLTISQCLPNDSALQVSPRAEEVGLAACEDVSTLDMPLEGGDTDMESTPTPQRLDKRGAIKIEDLDAGEPDDQLCSESKISPPIWERIMEVGSVKGIMDESMLTLVSLTDTTLQGQELTEEGEIEESKSTMLPEEDASLQEKETTPSHAVMLLEFQSCPSVNLQEAFQQKRRALIQRSARRVEEIQAKRDGARANTITRAQSDISESRANTTTRAQSDPTTVQSTTSKPRKEGRSAESTHAGGYAKQKSNSQSPKLPCSLPC; this is encoded by the exons ATGGCTGGGtttggaatgggaggaggaggaacaaaTAAAAAGATATCGGTCAATGGCTCCTCTTCATCCAGACACAGTTCCTGTAGGGGTGTATCTGGTACCATTTTAGACTCACTCATACACAGCAGCAGTATCCAGCGCATCATAGACAAATACACCAGGGAGCTCAACTTTTCTCTTAGTACTGCTGGGAACCAGACGG GTCAAGCTGCAGTACTAGAAGGGTCAGTGTGTGAGGAGCCAAGCTCCTCTGTGTCGCAGCAGAAGCCCTGGTCTAAGTTACTGCAGGAGAATGAGGGACCAGACAGGTCACCTGTTTTGGAGTCAGGAGCTCAGGGGCAGGACCAG GAATGGGACAACACTGTCAACCGGATCATGGATCGCCTCTCAGACAAGTCCTCCTCATTGGTTCTGGACCAGGGGCGGGACTCCACTTTCAGCCCAATGACTGGCCAGCCCTCGGATAAGTCATCCTCGCCGGGTCAAGGTTGGGACTCTACTTTGAGCAGAATGATTGGCCAGCTCTCAGGTCAATCAACCTCACTGGACCATGGGTGGGATTCGACTTTGAGCAGAATGATTGGCGGGCTCTCCAATCAGTCAATCTCTGTCAGCCAGCGACTGGACCAGtcatcccagtggctagatgaaGTCCAGGATGAGAGCCGGGTGATGAGGCCTCTGGCTGGAGAGCTGGATGAGTCTGCTGCCCAATGGAGTGGGAGCTCAG AAGCTGGTGGTTCTAACTCCCTAGGCTGGGTGGATCTGAGGGTCTCGGGCCAGACAGGAGTGTTCTCTGATCCAGAGGGAGCCCCTGAATCCCAGTTACTGAGCAGCTCCTCTCTCACTGTACGGGAGCCTCCACACTACCAGAGCCTGCAGCACTCTGGGGCCTGCTCCCAGGAAGCAGACAGGACTGGGG tGGATCCAGCCTCCGACTCCTTCCACCCCCTCCTGGCTGAGGTCACGCATAACGAGACATCCGAAACCTTCATGACCTTTCACCTTCCAGAAGAGGAAGTGGAGGGGCTATGTTCCCACGATGAAGATGGTGACCATGAAGCACCTGCAGGGGACCTTGAGCTCTCTGCATGCTCAGAGGAGTTTGAGGATGACACAGACCCCTCAGTCACCTCTGAACCGTCTCCTGAGCGCCTGAGAGGAGCGGAGGAACCACCTCAGTCCTCGCCCGCCCCGCACGACTCCTTGTACCAGCTGACCATATCCCAGTGCCTCCCCAATGACTCTGCCCTGCAGGTGTCCCCCAGAGCGGAGGAGGTTGGTCTAGCAGCCTGTGAAGATGTCTCCACTTTGGACATGCCACTTGAAGGAGGGGACACTGATATGGAGAGTACACCAACACCTCAGAGACTTGACAAAAGAGGTGCTATTAAAATTGAGGACCTAGATGCAGGAGAGCCAGATGACCAGCTATGTTCAGAGTCAAAGATCAGCCCTCCCATCTGGGAGAGAATAATG gAGGTGGGCAGTGTGAAGGGGATTATGGATGAGTCCATGCTGACCCTGGTGAGCCTGACAGACACCACACTACAGGGCCAGGAACTCActgaggaaggagagatagag GAATCAAAGTCGACGATGTTGCCAGAGGAGGACGCCAGtctacaggagaaagagacaacCCCCTCTCATGCAG TGATGCTACTGGAGTTCCAGTCGTGTCCCAGCGTGAATCTACAGGAGGCCTTCCAGCAGAAACGCAGAGCCCTGATCCAGAGGTCTGCCCGCAGGGTGGAGGAGATTCAGGCCAAGAGGGATGGAGCCAGAGCCAACACAATCACCAGGGCCCAGTCTGACATCAGTGAGAGTAGGGCCAACACAACCACCAGGGCCCAGTCTGACCCAACCACTGTTCAGTCAACCACTTCTAAACccaggaaagaggggaggagtgCAGAGTCAACCCATGCAGGAGGGTATGCCAAGCAGAAAAGCAACAGCCAAAGCCCCAAACTCCCTTGCAGCCTCCCATGCTAG